From the genome of Hydrogenophaga sp. PBL-H3, one region includes:
- a CDS encoding conjugal transfer protein TraG, with protein sequence MQGTNVLFGQIAVVFGIVIAGVWGATQWTAAALGYQVRLGSPWFDFLGTSIYHPWKLFEWWFFFGAYAPEVFDTGGAIAGASGMVAVVVAIAMSVWRSRQARMVTTYGSARWANAHDIRKAGLTQPAGVFLGQHDHQYLRHEGPEHVLTFAPTRSGKGVGLVIPTLLSWPASAVIHDIKGENWSITAGWRSRFSHCLLFNPTDAKSAAYNPLLEVRRGAHEVRDVQNIADILVDPEGALEKRNHWEKTSHALLVGAILHVLYAGEDKTLRGVANFLSDPASPFELTLHRMMTTPHLGDGPHPVVASAAREVLNKSDNERSGVLSTAMSFLGLYRDPTVAEVTSRCDWRIADLIAAEHPVSLYLVVPPSDISRTKPLIRLILNQIGRRLTESLDGSDGIARRHKLLLMLDEFPALGRLDFFETALAFMAGYGIRSFLIAQSLNQIDKAYGQNHSILDNCHVRVTFATNDERTAKRISETLGTATELRAQRNYAGHRLAPWLGHLMVSRQETARPLLTPGEVMQLPPDEAVVMVSSVAPIKAKKLRYYADANFKRRVLPPPALANGQYADAPPSRSDDWSGLAIPAMPVAPASDTAEGFAASADDGGPRRQPELSETVAYAPELAVPAADLALLDDDDDLPLPLPRQLDPAMQRTARLASLDPNDGIEL encoded by the coding sequence TGGCACGTCGATCTACCACCCGTGGAAGCTGTTTGAGTGGTGGTTCTTCTTCGGCGCCTATGCGCCGGAGGTCTTCGACACCGGCGGTGCCATTGCCGGCGCCAGCGGCATGGTCGCCGTGGTCGTTGCCATCGCCATGTCGGTCTGGCGCTCGCGCCAGGCACGCATGGTCACGACCTACGGCTCGGCGCGATGGGCGAATGCGCACGACATTCGCAAGGCCGGCCTCACACAGCCTGCCGGCGTGTTCCTCGGTCAGCACGATCACCAGTACCTACGTCATGAAGGACCGGAACACGTCCTGACCTTCGCGCCCACGCGCTCGGGTAAAGGCGTGGGCCTAGTCATTCCCACACTCTTGAGTTGGCCGGCATCCGCCGTCATCCATGACATCAAGGGCGAGAACTGGAGCATCACCGCCGGCTGGCGTTCGCGTTTCTCGCACTGCCTGCTGTTCAACCCGACCGATGCGAAGTCGGCAGCCTACAACCCACTGCTGGAGGTGCGGCGCGGCGCGCATGAAGTGCGCGACGTTCAGAACATCGCGGACATTCTGGTCGATCCCGAAGGCGCGCTGGAGAAGCGCAACCATTGGGAAAAGACTTCGCACGCGCTGCTGGTCGGGGCCATCCTGCATGTGCTCTACGCGGGCGAAGACAAGACGCTGCGCGGCGTTGCCAACTTCCTGTCCGATCCGGCCAGCCCTTTCGAGCTGACCTTGCACCGGATGATGACCACGCCCCACCTGGGCGATGGCCCGCATCCGGTAGTCGCATCGGCTGCGCGCGAAGTGCTCAACAAGTCGGATAACGAGCGCTCCGGCGTGTTGAGCACCGCCATGTCGTTCCTCGGCCTGTACCGCGATCCCACGGTGGCCGAAGTCACTTCGCGCTGCGACTGGCGCATTGCCGACCTGATCGCGGCCGAACATCCGGTGTCGCTGTATCTGGTGGTGCCGCCTTCGGACATTTCGCGGACGAAACCGCTGATTCGCCTGATCCTCAACCAGATCGGGCGGCGCCTAACCGAATCGCTTGATGGCTCCGACGGCATCGCGCGCCGCCACAAGCTGCTGCTGATGCTCGACGAGTTCCCGGCGCTGGGCAGGCTCGATTTTTTCGAGACGGCGCTGGCCTTCATGGCGGGCTACGGCATCCGCAGCTTCCTCATCGCGCAGTCGCTCAACCAGATCGACAAAGCCTACGGCCAGAACCATTCGATTCTGGATAACTGCCATGTGCGCGTGACGTTCGCCACGAACGACGAACGCACGGCGAAGCGCATTTCCGAGACGCTGGGCACGGCCACCGAGCTGCGCGCGCAGCGCAACTACGCGGGCCACCGGCTCGCGCCGTGGCTGGGCCACTTGATGGTGTCGCGCCAGGAGACGGCCCGGCCGCTGCTGACGCCGGGCGAAGTCATGCAGCTTCCGCCCGACGAGGCGGTGGTCATGGTGTCCAGCGTGGCGCCGATCAAGGCGAAGAAGCTGCGCTACTACGCGGACGCCAATTTCAAGCGCCGCGTGCTGCCGCCGCCTGCACTGGCGAACGGGCAGTACGCGGACGCGCCGCCGTCGCGCTCGGATGATTGGAGCGGCCTGGCTATTCCCGCCATGCCCGTCGCGCCTGCGTCCGATACCGCTGAGGGCTTCGCTGCCTCTGCCGATGACGGTGGCCCACGCCGTCAACCCGAACTCTCCGAAACCGTCGCCTACGCCCCCGAGCTGGCCGTGCCGGCTGCCGACCTCGCGCTGCTCGATGACGACGACGACCTGCCGCTTCCCCTTCCTCGCCAGCTTGACCCGGCCATGCAGCGCACGGCGCGGCTGGCTTCCCTCGACCCCAACGACGGAATCGAGCTATGA
- a CDS encoding ribbon-helix-helix protein, CopG family: MSHYRLNLFIQPEHAKRLDELAAKKGVSKSSIVAAALASWLSPDAADQREAAIAKRLDRLSRQAERMERDQNIAIETLALFIRYYLTVSTPVPEAHQDAARAQGKARFEQFVEQLGRHLLRGRSLVRDVVEELHPDPMRMEDAAAVAQAQERAS; the protein is encoded by the coding sequence ATGAGCCACTACCGCCTCAACCTGTTCATCCAGCCGGAGCACGCCAAGCGCCTGGACGAGCTGGCCGCCAAGAAAGGCGTGTCCAAGTCGTCCATCGTCGCGGCGGCGCTCGCATCGTGGTTGTCGCCTGATGCCGCCGACCAGCGCGAGGCGGCCATCGCCAAGCGGCTTGATCGCCTGTCGCGGCAGGCGGAGCGCATGGAGCGCGACCAGAACATCGCCATCGAAACGCTGGCGCTGTTCATCCGCTACTACCTGACCGTGAGCACGCCCGTTCCCGAGGCGCACCAAGACGCGGCTCGCGCCCAGGGCAAAGCACGCTTCGAGCAGTTCGTGGAGCAGCTTGGGCGCCACCTGCTACGCGGACGCAGCCTGGTGCGCGACGTGGTGGAGGAACTGCACCCCGATCCGATGCGGATGGAGGACGCGGCGGCAGTCGCCCAAGCACAGGAGCGTGCGTCATGA
- the trbB gene encoding P-type conjugative transfer ATPase TrbB, with protein MSAVPQSMTATSLDRRIQMLRTAMGPLIAAALEDPDVVEVMLNPDRTLWVDRLSSGRAPMGVELSEADGERIIRLVAAHVGAEVHRGQPLLSAELPETGERFEGILPPAAPGPAFALRKRAIGVIPLERYVIDGMMTSAQAGFLVRAVRERQNILIAGATSSGKTTLANALLAEIAATGDRVLVLEDTVELQCAARDHVPLRTRAGVVSMTELVRSSMRLRPDRVVVGEVRGAEALDLIKVWGTGHPGGIATIHAGSALGALLRLEQLILEVAVNPPRALIAEAVNVVIYIAGRGRKRRIESIARVVGFDGVGYQLADAMDAPFPELPSQSDLSSPSLNHPGELP; from the coding sequence ATGAGCGCCGTTCCGCAATCCATGACCGCCACGTCGCTCGACCGGCGCATCCAGATGTTGCGCACGGCGATGGGGCCGCTGATCGCCGCCGCGCTCGAAGACCCGGACGTGGTGGAAGTCATGCTGAATCCCGACCGCACCCTTTGGGTGGATCGGCTTTCATCGGGGCGTGCGCCGATGGGCGTGGAGCTGTCCGAAGCGGACGGCGAGCGAATCATCCGTCTTGTGGCGGCCCACGTCGGCGCGGAAGTGCATCGCGGCCAGCCGCTGCTGTCGGCCGAGCTGCCCGAGACCGGCGAACGCTTCGAGGGCATCTTGCCGCCCGCCGCGCCGGGGCCAGCCTTCGCGCTGCGTAAGCGCGCCATCGGCGTGATCCCGCTGGAGCGGTACGTCATCGACGGGATGATGACCAGCGCGCAGGCGGGCTTTCTGGTACGGGCCGTGCGCGAGCGGCAGAACATCCTGATCGCCGGTGCCACCAGCAGCGGCAAGACGACCTTGGCCAATGCTCTCCTGGCCGAGATCGCCGCCACGGGCGACCGCGTTCTCGTGCTCGAAGACACGGTGGAACTGCAATGCGCGGCCCGCGACCACGTTCCGCTGCGCACGCGCGCAGGCGTGGTGTCCATGACCGAGCTGGTGCGTTCATCCATGCGCCTGCGACCTGATCGCGTCGTCGTCGGCGAGGTGCGCGGCGCCGAAGCACTGGATCTCATCAAGGTGTGGGGAACGGGCCACCCCGGCGGCATCGCCACGATCCACGCCGGTTCCGCGCTCGGCGCGCTGCTGCGCTTGGAGCAACTGATTCTCGAAGTGGCCGTGAACCCGCCGCGTGCGCTGATCGCTGAGGCGGTCAACGTGGTGATCTACATCGCCGGGCGTGGGCGCAAGCGCCGCATCGAGAGCATCGCCCGCGTCGTCGGCTTCGACGGCGTGGGCTACCAACTGGCGGACGCGATGGATGCGCCATTTCCCGAGCTGCCATCGCAGTCCGACCTTTCTTCCCCGTCCCTCAACCACCCTGGAGAACTGCCATGA
- a CDS encoding TrbC/VirB2 family protein has translation MTQMHVPAFRIFVDPLPHLTGLARLRSLARPAGQGLLLAALLLFMAGTAQAAGSSMPWEGPLQSILESIQGPVARIVAVIIIIATGLALAFGDTSGGFRKLIQIVFGLTIAFAASSFFLSFFSFSGGAVV, from the coding sequence ATGACGCAGATGCACGTTCCTGCTTTCCGTATTTTCGTAGATCCGCTTCCTCACCTGACCGGCTTGGCACGGCTGCGCAGCCTGGCACGCCCTGCGGGGCAAGGACTGCTGCTGGCCGCGCTGCTGCTGTTCATGGCCGGAACCGCGCAGGCCGCCGGTTCCTCGATGCCGTGGGAAGGCCCGCTGCAATCCATCCTCGAATCCATCCAGGGGCCGGTGGCGCGCATCGTCGCGGTCATCATCATCATCGCCACGGGCCTCGCGCTCGCCTTCGGCGACACGTCGGGCGGCTTTCGCAAGCTGATCCAGATCGTCTTCGGCCTGACCATCGCCTTCGCGGCTTCGAGCTTCTTCCTGTCGTTCTTCAGCTTCTCCGGCGGGGCCGTCGTATGA
- a CDS encoding VirB3 family type IV secretion system protein has translation MSAPDAFAAGFEVPLHRSLTEPILLGGAPRTVAIANGTLAAAVGLGLQLWIPGVVLWVVGHSLAVWGARVDPQFMQVFARHIKHRPLLDV, from the coding sequence ATGAGTGCCCCGGATGCCTTTGCGGCCGGGTTTGAAGTGCCGCTGCATCGCTCGCTGACCGAGCCGATCCTGCTGGGCGGTGCGCCGCGCACGGTGGCGATCGCCAACGGCACGCTGGCCGCCGCTGTCGGCCTGGGCCTGCAACTGTGGATTCCGGGCGTGGTGCTCTGGGTTGTCGGCCATTCGCTGGCGGTATGGGGCGCGCGCGTCGATCCGCAGTTCATGCAGGTCTTCGCCCGGCACATCAAGCACCGCCCGCTACTGGACGTGTGA
- the trbE gene encoding conjugal transfer protein TrbE: MLNLAEYRQRPALLADWLPWAGLVAPGVVLNKDGSFQRTARFRGPDLDSATQGELIATSARLNNALRRMGSGWALFIEAERRAAADYPRSEFPEPLSWLVEEERRAAFEESGNHFESGYHLTLLYLPPEESRARAAKMLYENTPTTGVDWRERLQAFVAETDRVFDLLDGVMPEIAWLDDSQTLTYLHATISTRRYRVGVPEVPFHIDALLTDSPLVGGLAPMLGNQHLRVVSVRGFPTSTWPGILDDLNRLGFAYRWSTRFLCLDKAEAEKELSRLRRQWFAKRKNVIALLRETIFQQESPLVDTDANNKAADADAALQELGSDQVAFGYLTATVTVMDEDAAVADEKLRMVERVIQGRGFVTIPEALNAVDAWLSSIPGNAYANVRQPIVSTLNLAHLMPVSAVWAGPEKNYHLDGPPLIVTRTEGATPFRLVTHIGDVGHTLVAGPTGMGKSVLLATLAMQFRRYRGSRIFAFDMGRSMRATILGLGGEHYDLGTDGEIAFQPLARIDREGYRTWAAEWIEGRLLHEGVAVGPDEKAAIWSALGSLAGAPVEQRTMTGLSVLLQSNTLRQALSPYVLGGAHGKLLDADHDRLGTADVQCFEMEELMHSKAAVMAVLHYLFARFDERFDGAPTLLILDEAWLFLDDPVFAARIRQWLKTLRKKNVSVIFATQSLADIKDSSIAPAIIESCASRIFLPNPQATEPQIRTIYEGFGLNRRQIEIVATAQPKRDYYYQSRLGNRLFDLDLGPAALAFAGASTPQDQRDIDRVLLDAGVPGFAGAWLRHRGLDWAADLLPSFPGLAPGSLADQPLENLP; this comes from the coding sequence ATGCTGAACCTCGCCGAATACCGCCAGCGCCCGGCCTTGCTTGCCGACTGGCTGCCCTGGGCCGGGCTGGTCGCACCGGGCGTCGTCTTGAACAAGGACGGCAGTTTCCAGCGCACGGCCCGGTTTCGCGGGCCTGACCTCGACAGCGCGACGCAAGGCGAGCTAATCGCCACGTCGGCGCGGTTGAACAACGCGCTGCGTCGCATGGGATCGGGCTGGGCGCTGTTCATCGAGGCCGAGCGCCGCGCCGCCGCCGACTATCCGCGCTCGGAGTTTCCCGAGCCGCTTTCGTGGCTGGTGGAGGAAGAACGCCGGGCCGCCTTCGAGGAATCGGGCAATCACTTCGAGAGCGGCTATCACCTGACGCTGCTTTACCTGCCGCCGGAAGAATCCCGCGCCCGTGCAGCCAAGATGCTCTACGAGAACACGCCGACGACCGGCGTGGACTGGCGCGAGCGGCTGCAAGCCTTCGTCGCGGAAACGGATCGCGTCTTTGACCTGCTCGACGGCGTGATGCCGGAGATCGCCTGGCTCGATGACAGCCAGACGCTGACCTACCTGCACGCGACCATCTCGACGCGGCGCTATCGCGTGGGCGTGCCCGAAGTGCCGTTCCACATCGACGCGCTGCTGACCGACTCGCCGCTGGTCGGTGGCCTGGCGCCCATGCTGGGCAACCAGCACCTGCGCGTGGTGTCGGTGCGAGGTTTCCCGACCTCGACCTGGCCGGGGATTCTGGATGACCTCAACCGCCTTGGCTTTGCGTACCGCTGGAGCACGCGCTTTCTCTGCCTCGACAAAGCCGAGGCGGAGAAAGAACTTTCCCGCCTGCGCCGCCAGTGGTTCGCCAAGCGCAAGAACGTCATCGCGCTGCTGCGCGAAACGATCTTCCAGCAGGAAAGCCCGCTGGTCGATACCGACGCCAACAACAAGGCCGCCGATGCGGACGCTGCCTTGCAGGAGTTGGGCAGCGATCAAGTCGCCTTCGGCTACCTGACGGCGACCGTCACCGTCATGGACGAGGACGCCGCCGTGGCGGACGAGAAGCTGCGCATGGTGGAGCGCGTCATCCAGGGCCGGGGCTTCGTGACCATTCCCGAAGCGCTCAACGCCGTGGATGCGTGGCTGTCGTCCATTCCGGGCAACGCCTACGCCAACGTGCGCCAGCCCATCGTCTCGACGCTGAATCTTGCGCACCTGATGCCGGTGTCGGCGGTGTGGGCAGGGCCGGAGAAGAACTACCACCTCGACGGCCCGCCGCTGATCGTCACGCGCACCGAGGGCGCGACGCCGTTCCGGCTGGTGACGCACATCGGCGATGTGGGGCATACGCTGGTGGCTGGCCCGACCGGCATGGGCAAGTCGGTTCTGCTCGCCACGCTGGCGATGCAGTTCCGCCGCTATCGCGGTTCGCGCATCTTCGCCTTCGACATGGGCCGCTCGATGCGGGCCACGATCCTGGGCCTGGGCGGCGAGCACTACGACCTGGGCACGGATGGCGAAATCGCCTTCCAGCCACTGGCACGCATCGACCGCGAGGGCTACCGCACCTGGGCCGCCGAATGGATCGAAGGCCGCTTGCTGCACGAAGGCGTGGCGGTCGGCCCCGACGAGAAGGCGGCTATCTGGTCGGCGCTGGGAAGTCTCGCCGGGGCGCCGGTGGAGCAGCGCACGATGACGGGGCTTTCCGTGCTGTTGCAATCGAACACGCTGCGGCAGGCGCTGTCGCCTTATGTGCTCGGCGGTGCCCACGGCAAGCTGCTGGACGCCGACCACGACCGGCTGGGCACGGCCGACGTGCAGTGCTTCGAGATGGAGGAGCTGATGCACAGCAAGGCCGCCGTCATGGCCGTGCTGCATTACCTCTTTGCGCGTTTTGATGAACGCTTCGACGGGGCGCCCACGCTGCTGATCCTCGACGAAGCATGGCTGTTCCTCGATGACCCGGTGTTTGCCGCGCGTATCCGCCAGTGGCTCAAGACACTGCGCAAGAAGAACGTCAGCGTCATATTCGCCACGCAGAGCCTTGCCGACATCAAGGATTCGAGCATCGCACCCGCGATCATCGAAAGCTGCGCGAGTCGGATTTTCTTGCCCAACCCGCAGGCGACCGAGCCGCAGATTCGCACGATCTACGAGGGCTTCGGCCTCAACAGGCGGCAGATCGAAATCGTCGCCACCGCGCAGCCCAAGCGCGACTACTACTACCAATCCCGCCTCGGCAACCGCCTGTTCGACCTCGACCTGGGGCCGGCGGCGCTGGCCTTCGCGGGCGCTTCCACGCCGCAAGACCAGCGCGACATAGACCGCGTGCTGCTGGACGCCGGCGTGCCCGGTTTCGCGGGTGCCTGGCTTCGCCACCGCGGCCTCGATTGGGCGGCCGACCTGCTGCCCTCGTTCCCCGGCCTCGCGCCGGGTTCCCTCGCTGACCAACCCCTGGAGAACCTGCCATGA